From a single Sulfolobus sp. E5-1-F genomic region:
- the purC gene encoding phosphoribosylaminoimidazolesuccinocarboxamide synthase: protein MEVNKISEGKTKIVYDFDKDHVLLRFKDDITAGDGQKKDILEGKGVLNAQTSAFFFRLLERYGIETHYVGMKDERTMIVKRLKMIPVEVVVRNIATGSIVKRLPIKEGEVFEPPIVEFFLKDDLRHDPLLNYYHMEHLKLMSRKEAQYIEDIMIKVNDILSSFIKNKGLILYDFKLEFGRLDDKLVIGDEISLDSMRIRNANSRIFDKDLYRKGYDLKTVKASYEEFLKIITS from the coding sequence ATGGAAGTTAACAAGATTTCCGAGGGAAAAACTAAGATAGTTTATGATTTTGACAAGGATCATGTATTACTCAGGTTTAAGGATGATATAACAGCAGGTGATGGTCAAAAAAAGGATATACTAGAGGGTAAAGGAGTTTTAAACGCTCAAACATCAGCATTCTTCTTCAGATTATTGGAAAGATATGGTATAGAAACGCACTACGTAGGAATGAAGGATGAAAGAACAATGATAGTAAAGAGACTAAAGATGATACCAGTAGAAGTTGTAGTAAGAAATATTGCAACAGGTAGCATTGTTAAGCGATTACCAATAAAAGAAGGTGAGGTTTTTGAACCACCAATAGTAGAATTTTTCTTAAAGGACGACTTACGTCATGATCCTTTACTCAACTATTACCATATGGAACATCTTAAACTAATGAGTAGAAAGGAGGCGCAATATATAGAAGATATAATGATAAAGGTAAATGATATATTATCCAGCTTTATTAAAAACAAAGGATTAATATTATATGACTTTAAGTTAGAATTTGGCCGTTTAGACGATAAATTAGTGATCGGAGATGAAATATCATTAGATAGTATGAGGATTAGAAACGCTAATTCAAGAATCTTTGACAAGGATTTGTATAGAAAAGGATACGATTTGAAAACAGTAAAAGCCTCGTATGAAGAATTTCTAAAAATAATTACTTCATGA
- a CDS encoding NOG1 family protein has translation MLNPFEKLQIPPKVNSTIDTMLKRLPKIGGTTIRDREIRRLKEYYERVKKYYDFVEQFPRIDELHPFYLEATKIVTDIDKLKICLSDTKKASVISMKILKKYIDQIRKRPENEANLIMRQAFGRVSSILRKSSECIDRVIDVAKELKKIQGIDPLLPTIIVAGPPNVGKSTLVSKISTAKPEIANYPFTTKEVHVGHVILDDFRIQIIDTPGILDRPEIERNNIERKAINAIRNLNGIIVFMFDSSISSVLSVESQIELFREVKLLKRVILPVINKIDERYNEYYKKIVDFLLKEGSKWYEISAEKGIGLDKLKEELFSLIKSSGTNEVSRN, from the coding sequence ATGTTGAATCCATTTGAAAAGTTACAGATCCCGCCCAAGGTTAATTCCACCATTGATACTATGCTAAAGAGACTCCCAAAGATAGGTGGTACTACGATTAGAGATAGAGAGATAAGAAGGCTAAAGGAATACTATGAAAGAGTTAAGAAATATTATGACTTTGTAGAGCAATTCCCTAGAATTGATGAATTACATCCTTTTTATTTAGAGGCAACTAAAATCGTAACTGATATTGATAAACTGAAAATCTGTTTGTCAGATACCAAGAAAGCTAGCGTAATATCCATGAAGATACTGAAAAAATACATCGATCAGATAAGGAAACGGCCTGAAAATGAAGCGAATTTAATAATGCGTCAAGCGTTTGGAAGAGTAAGTTCCATTCTAAGAAAATCTAGTGAATGTATAGATAGAGTGATAGATGTAGCTAAAGAGTTAAAGAAAATTCAGGGTATAGACCCTTTATTGCCAACTATTATAGTTGCAGGTCCTCCAAACGTAGGTAAGTCTACTCTAGTTTCAAAAATCTCCACAGCGAAACCGGAAATTGCAAATTATCCGTTTACTACAAAAGAGGTTCACGTTGGTCACGTAATTTTAGATGATTTTCGAATCCAGATTATAGATACGCCAGGTATTTTAGATAGGCCAGAAATTGAGAGAAATAATATAGAGAGAAAGGCTATTAATGCAATTAGAAATTTAAACGGTATTATTGTATTCATGTTCGACTCCTCAATTTCCTCAGTTCTTTCTGTTGAAAGTCAAATAGAATTATTTAGAGAAGTAAAGTTACTAAAAAGGGTTATATTACCTGTAATTAATAAGATTGACGAGAGATACAATGAATATTATAAGAAGATTGTAGACTTTCTTTTAAAAGAAGGAAGTAAATGGTATGAGATAAGTGCTGAAAAGGGAATAGGTTTAGATAAATTGAAGGAAGAGCTTTTTAGTTTGATAAAAAGTAGTGGTACAAATGAAGTATCGCGTAATTGA
- the purS gene encoding phosphoribosylformylglycinamidine synthase subunit PurS has product MKYYYVELIIINKDSVRDPEGETIQRYVIEKYTNNIIETRVGKYIQFKIEANNEEDAKNLIEKIAIEGRLYNPIVHKILVRVRKE; this is encoded by the coding sequence ATGAAGTACTATTATGTAGAATTGATAATAATAAATAAAGATTCCGTTAGAGACCCTGAAGGAGAAACGATACAAAGGTATGTTATTGAAAAATATACAAACAACATAATCGAGACGAGAGTAGGAAAGTACATCCAGTTCAAAATTGAGGCTAATAATGAAGAAGATGCAAAGAATTTGATAGAGAAAATTGCAATTGAGGGAAGATTATACAATCCAATAGTTCATAAAATTCTCGTTAGAGTGAGAAAAGAATGA
- the purL gene encoding phosphoribosylformylglycinamidine synthase subunit PurL, producing the protein MGINLLPIEMDDIRKRLSREPNEIEWRVIDAVWSEHCSYKSSKIFLKSFSTDSPNVIMGIKDWQDAGAVDIGEGWAIVIKVESHNHPSAIDPFNGAATGVGGIIRDIISKGAKPIVLMDMIRVGNLNIRKNVWLLKNIIAGIAAYGNSIGVPVVGGELSFDDTYNDNPLVDVAAIGIVRKDKIKPSVVDKAGLKLVLAGLTGIDGLGGASFASRKLSGEDEIGAVQIADPFAGKIILDVTLEIADKVEAIKDLGGGGLAVAVTEMTNGLGAIVDIEKIPLRVKNMDPADVIISETQERMLYAVEEKNVEEVCKAFEEYEYPCSVIGEVTSEPVIKFRYFGKDLVSLPTNVLLDPPKFLWPIKNVKKNVEEKIVNLPLESTIYSVLSHPDLVSKEWVYSQFDYEVNTSTVIKPGNADSAVVSLPNGKLLAIKADANPDLCSEDAYECGKGIVAEAYRNLATVGAKGIVAVDHLQFGDPKKAEVYYTFVEAIRGIGEAARFFNIPIVGGKVSFYNENSQGRPIKPTPLIVMAGLIQGKLLKNRVEDNSYVVLLGYTRKELGGSLLSKIFKIPSQAPKVRLQEDLLSSEVVIDAINEEKITFAKDISRGGLAASLFNILVRGYGIEISTKNILSDTDNIIENLFSESSGRFIVLTNEPEWIVEESKSKGIVASIIGRVNKKTNILTIDNIDYNLKSIVDNYFNFLEEVMSNG; encoded by the coding sequence ATGGGCATAAATCTTCTCCCGATAGAAATGGATGACATTCGAAAAAGATTAAGCAGAGAGCCTAATGAGATTGAATGGAGAGTAATTGATGCTGTATGGTCCGAACATTGTTCTTATAAGTCATCTAAAATCTTCTTGAAGAGCTTTTCTACAGATAGCCCTAATGTAATAATGGGTATAAAAGACTGGCAGGATGCTGGAGCGGTGGACATAGGAGAGGGATGGGCAATAGTAATAAAGGTTGAAAGTCATAACCATCCGTCCGCCATTGATCCATTCAATGGTGCCGCTACAGGTGTAGGAGGGATAATAAGGGATATTATCAGCAAAGGGGCCAAGCCAATCGTACTCATGGACATGATAAGAGTTGGGAATCTAAACATAAGAAAAAACGTATGGTTACTTAAGAACATAATTGCAGGAATTGCAGCATATGGGAATAGCATTGGAGTTCCAGTAGTTGGTGGGGAATTATCATTCGATGATACATATAATGATAATCCGCTAGTAGATGTGGCTGCTATCGGAATAGTTAGAAAAGATAAGATAAAACCAAGTGTTGTAGATAAAGCAGGACTTAAGTTAGTCTTAGCAGGGCTTACAGGAATTGATGGTTTAGGGGGAGCTTCATTTGCGTCAAGAAAGCTAAGTGGAGAAGACGAAATTGGAGCAGTCCAGATAGCTGATCCTTTTGCTGGAAAAATTATACTGGATGTAACCTTAGAGATTGCCGATAAGGTAGAGGCTATTAAAGACCTAGGTGGTGGAGGATTAGCAGTTGCTGTAACTGAGATGACAAATGGACTTGGTGCTATAGTAGATATAGAGAAAATTCCGTTGCGCGTGAAAAATATGGATCCAGCAGATGTAATCATATCTGAAACACAAGAGAGAATGTTATACGCAGTAGAGGAGAAAAACGTTGAGGAAGTATGCAAAGCTTTTGAAGAGTATGAATATCCTTGCAGTGTAATAGGTGAGGTAACTAGTGAACCAGTAATTAAGTTTAGATATTTTGGTAAAGATCTAGTTTCCCTACCCACAAACGTATTGTTAGATCCACCGAAGTTTTTATGGCCAATAAAAAACGTTAAGAAGAACGTTGAAGAGAAAATTGTTAATTTACCGTTAGAAAGTACAATATACTCAGTATTATCACATCCTGATTTAGTAAGTAAAGAATGGGTATATTCGCAGTTCGATTACGAAGTAAATACTTCAACAGTAATTAAACCCGGTAATGCTGATAGTGCAGTAGTTTCGCTTCCTAATGGAAAGTTATTAGCGATAAAGGCAGATGCAAATCCTGACCTATGCTCTGAGGATGCATATGAGTGTGGAAAAGGAATAGTGGCAGAGGCTTATAGGAATTTAGCTACAGTAGGGGCAAAAGGGATAGTAGCTGTAGACCATTTACAGTTTGGAGACCCAAAAAAGGCAGAGGTTTACTATACTTTCGTAGAAGCAATAAGAGGTATAGGAGAGGCGGCTAGATTCTTTAACATACCTATTGTTGGTGGGAAAGTATCATTTTATAATGAAAATAGCCAAGGAAGACCGATAAAGCCAACACCTTTAATTGTAATGGCAGGTTTGATTCAAGGTAAATTACTTAAAAATAGAGTGGAAGACAATTCCTACGTTGTATTATTAGGGTACACACGAAAAGAATTAGGAGGATCATTATTATCAAAGATATTTAAAATTCCTAGCCAAGCTCCTAAAGTAAGATTACAAGAGGATCTGTTATCTTCTGAAGTAGTAATTGATGCTATAAATGAGGAAAAAATTACATTTGCAAAGGATATAAGTAGAGGTGGCCTAGCGGCTTCTCTTTTCAACATACTAGTTCGTGGATATGGAATAGAAATCAGTACTAAGAATATTTTGAGTGATACTGACAATATAATAGAGAATCTATTCTCTGAAAGCAGTGGACGTTTCATAGTCTTAACTAATGAACCAGAATGGATAGTTGAAGAGAGTAAGAGTAAGGGTATTGTAGCGTCTATAATAGGAAGGGTTAATAAGAAAACCAATATATTAACTATTGATAATATAGATTATAATCTTAAAAGTATAGTTGATAATTACTTCAATTTTCTAGAAGAGGTGATGAGTAATGGATAG
- the purQ gene encoding phosphoribosylformylglycinamidine synthase I has product MIAIVKFPGTTCETDVYKALIEAGVPTRIVKYKDLDPDKYSGVILPGGFSFGDCLRAGSIAANTETIKKIKQMTEEGKIVIGICNGFQILVESGLLKGALLPNLKLRFISKWVYLKVIRTDTVLTKGLDKKIIKMPIAHAEGRYYVDDIEYAKTNMVLQYCDENGNVREDVNPNGSLLNIASIANEQGNVIGMMPHPERASFKLTSVDGSVDGLILLRRLREWA; this is encoded by the coding sequence ATGATTGCAATAGTTAAGTTCCCTGGTACTACTTGTGAAACTGATGTTTATAAGGCATTAATAGAGGCTGGAGTTCCCACAAGGATAGTAAAGTATAAGGACTTAGATCCGGATAAATATAGTGGCGTAATTTTACCTGGAGGATTTAGCTTTGGGGATTGTCTTAGAGCTGGAAGTATTGCCGCTAATACAGAAACTATAAAGAAAATCAAGCAGATGACAGAAGAGGGAAAGATAGTAATTGGAATATGTAACGGGTTCCAAATTCTTGTTGAAAGTGGGCTATTAAAAGGGGCCTTGTTACCAAATTTAAAGTTAAGATTTATCTCGAAGTGGGTGTACCTTAAGGTAATTAGAACTGATACAGTCCTAACTAAGGGACTAGATAAGAAAATAATAAAAATGCCTATAGCTCATGCAGAAGGTCGGTATTATGTAGATGATATAGAGTATGCAAAAACAAATATGGTCCTTCAATATTGTGATGAGAACGGAAATGTGAGAGAGGATGTGAATCCTAACGGATCATTACTTAATATAGCCTCAATAGCAAATGAACAAGGAAATGTAATAGGAATGATGCCACATCCGGAGAGAGCTTCCTTCAAACTAACATCAGTTGACGGATCAGTAGATGGACTAATTCTTTTGAGGAGGTTGAGAGAATGGGCATAA
- the purD gene encoding phosphoribosylamine--glycine ligase, whose protein sequence is MKVLLVGDGARENVLAYSLEKSTKGYKVYALSSYINPGINSVVKATGGEYFVGNINSSDIVEKVIKKVNPDLGVIGPEEPLFHGISDVFRQEGIPVFGASKKCARIEESKAWARELMWKYSIPGRLRYKVFYTIEDAARFILEYGGSVAVKPAGQAGGKGVKVIADLEAYLTHDKREALTKSVNEIGSLYNKEGEPRIIIEEKVDGPEYTLHVLTDGKTTIPLPLAQDYKNAYQDGIGPETGGMGAISGPTELLPFINSEEYQTTYDIVKRTIDAIYKETKERYVGVIAGQMMLTELWGPTVIEYYSRFGDPEASAIIPRIESDFGEIIELTATGHLSKAHIKLNEQPSVVKAIATLGYPISKQMASGHMIALDLDKMKEHGCMVFFGSVALEGTQLVTKGSRALEIVAMGDFKEASENLDKCIQYVSSDTKLIYRTDIGKTVEYQSEKAEIIRYSYKNRERRGILGISADWSPNGGLW, encoded by the coding sequence ATGAAAGTATTATTAGTTGGGGATGGAGCAAGAGAAAATGTCCTAGCTTATTCACTAGAAAAATCAACTAAAGGTTACAAGGTTTATGCGCTGTCATCATACATTAATCCTGGAATTAATTCAGTAGTGAAAGCCACCGGTGGAGAGTATTTTGTAGGTAACATAAACTCCTCAGATATCGTTGAGAAGGTAATTAAGAAAGTAAACCCAGATTTGGGGGTTATTGGACCAGAGGAGCCATTATTCCATGGAATATCTGACGTTTTCAGACAAGAGGGAATCCCGGTATTTGGAGCTAGCAAAAAGTGCGCTAGGATAGAGGAATCTAAGGCTTGGGCAAGAGAGTTAATGTGGAAATATTCTATTCCAGGGAGATTGAGGTATAAGGTATTTTATACAATAGAGGATGCTGCAAGGTTCATATTAGAATATGGAGGCTCTGTTGCAGTTAAACCTGCTGGCCAAGCTGGAGGAAAGGGAGTTAAGGTAATAGCTGACTTAGAGGCTTACTTAACACATGATAAGAGAGAGGCATTGACAAAAAGCGTAAACGAGATAGGGAGTCTATACAATAAGGAAGGTGAGCCAAGAATTATAATAGAGGAAAAAGTTGACGGGCCAGAATACACACTTCATGTTTTAACTGATGGAAAAACAACTATTCCCCTACCTTTAGCACAAGACTATAAGAACGCATATCAAGATGGGATAGGACCCGAGACCGGAGGGATGGGAGCAATTTCTGGGCCTACTGAATTGCTTCCATTTATCAATAGCGAGGAGTACCAAACAACTTATGACATAGTTAAAAGGACTATAGATGCAATATATAAAGAGACTAAAGAGAGATATGTAGGAGTCATAGCAGGGCAAATGATGTTGACTGAACTTTGGGGACCCACAGTAATTGAATATTATTCAAGATTTGGTGATCCAGAAGCTTCGGCCATAATTCCAAGAATTGAGTCTGATTTTGGAGAAATTATTGAGTTAACTGCTACTGGACATTTAAGTAAAGCTCATATAAAATTAAATGAACAACCTTCTGTAGTAAAAGCTATTGCTACGTTAGGATATCCTATCTCAAAACAAATGGCATCTGGACATATGATTGCACTAGATTTAGATAAAATGAAAGAGCATGGATGTATGGTGTTTTTTGGATCTGTGGCATTAGAGGGAACACAACTTGTAACTAAAGGCTCTAGAGCTTTAGAAATAGTTGCGATGGGAGATTTCAAAGAAGCTTCCGAGAACTTGGACAAGTGTATCCAATACGTTAGCAGTGATACTAAATTAATATACAGAACTGACATTGGAAAGACAGTTGAATATCAGAGTGAAAAAGCTGAAATTATAAGATATTCTTATAAAAATAGAGAAAGAAGAGGAATTCTTGGAATTTCTGCAGATTGGTCTCCCAATGGTGGATTATGGTGA
- the purM gene encoding phosphoribosylformylglycinamidine cyclo-ligase — protein MVSEEYKKAGVDLEKLRDYHNVISQMISSTYKNTIVGAGHYSGVVKIGNLNIAMHTDGVGTKTLLALQTGIIKPVGIDCVAMNVNDLICVGAKPVALVDYIALEKPMDNVVNEIINGIVQGAKDADVEVIGGETAIMPDVIRGFDLSCTAIGVVDNLKTGIDIKPGDYILGLESNGIHSNGYSLVRKLIEEGKISLDDYKSELLKPTRIYVKPVLEVIDMIKGAAHITGGAFTKLKRLTSYKIVLNMPDPPEIFKIIEKAGVPHKEMYKVFNMGIGIVLFVSEELMNEVKTKLEKYGTVYELGRVYNGNGITIKTYKKEILTL, from the coding sequence ATGGTGAGCGAAGAATATAAGAAAGCAGGAGTTGACTTAGAAAAGTTACGTGACTATCATAATGTAATTTCTCAAATGATCTCGTCTACTTATAAAAATACTATTGTAGGAGCAGGACATTATTCTGGAGTAGTTAAGATAGGTAATCTTAACATAGCGATGCATACTGATGGTGTAGGAACAAAGACTTTACTAGCCTTACAAACTGGAATAATAAAGCCTGTAGGAATAGACTGCGTTGCTATGAATGTTAATGATCTAATATGTGTTGGAGCAAAGCCAGTTGCATTAGTAGATTACATTGCCTTAGAAAAGCCTATGGATAATGTGGTAAATGAGATTATTAATGGTATTGTTCAAGGTGCCAAAGATGCTGATGTTGAAGTTATTGGGGGAGAAACCGCTATTATGCCAGATGTGATTAGAGGATTTGATCTTTCTTGTACTGCGATAGGAGTCGTAGATAATCTAAAAACGGGAATTGACATAAAGCCTGGAGATTATATATTAGGATTAGAAAGCAATGGCATACATTCTAATGGGTACTCCTTAGTTAGGAAATTAATAGAAGAGGGTAAAATTTCACTTGATGATTATAAAAGTGAATTACTAAAACCGACTAGAATTTATGTCAAACCAGTTTTGGAAGTTATAGATATGATAAAGGGAGCAGCACATATAACTGGAGGTGCGTTTACTAAGCTTAAAAGACTTACTAGTTATAAGATTGTCTTAAACATGCCGGACCCCCCAGAGATTTTTAAAATTATCGAAAAAGCAGGAGTACCTCACAAGGAGATGTATAAAGTGTTCAATATGGGTATAGGTATTGTCTTATTTGTTTCAGAAGAACTTATGAATGAAGTAAAAACAAAACTAGAAAAATATGGAACTGTATATGAACTTGGCAGAGTATATAATGGTAATGGGATCACTATAAAGACTTATAAGAAGGAGATTCTCACGTTATAG
- a CDS encoding amidophosphoribosyltransferase, with protein sequence MAGILGILAFDNVWNVSRFLYYGLIGLQHRGYSKSGIAILDKQRNIFTKLENVAPEDLEIKDLNGWAGIGYAGIRNSYPMTIDNGAIVVDGIIDNANILNQVIKDPENAITEIKKPISFIAISKDGQLIAYRDELGLKPLSIGGFGFDLAIISSEPTSMFVIGAEFKREINPGELVIVDKYHIESKQVRIPRKSYCTIEYVYQARIDSIVNEKDIYDLRVKIGEELALEYPINADSVIGVPDTALPFAIGYSRRLNIPLDLGFTRTGSPIRTMLSSDAFLKVVGVQLKLNPIKSAVKGKKIILIDDSMVTGTTLKNTIFNLRKLGAKEIHVLIGSPKLISQCPYGVEVPEEKELISANLDDEKIARVLGADSIHWLSLEGLFRVIGHRNLCLGCMTKKYPW encoded by the coding sequence ATGGCTGGAATATTAGGTATATTAGCATTTGATAACGTGTGGAATGTATCTAGGTTTTTATACTATGGCCTAATAGGCTTACAACACAGAGGATACTCTAAAAGTGGAATAGCAATATTAGACAAGCAGAGAAATATATTTACTAAACTTGAGAACGTAGCACCTGAGGATTTAGAAATTAAAGACCTAAATGGATGGGCTGGAATAGGTTATGCTGGAATTAGAAATAGTTATCCCATGACAATAGATAATGGCGCTATAGTTGTTGATGGGATAATAGATAATGCCAATATTCTAAACCAAGTTATAAAAGATCCAGAAAATGCAATAACTGAAATTAAAAAACCGATCTCGTTCATAGCTATAAGTAAAGACGGCCAGTTAATAGCCTATAGAGATGAATTAGGACTTAAGCCACTAAGCATAGGCGGATTTGGATTTGATTTAGCAATTATCTCCTCCGAACCAACATCAATGTTTGTAATAGGGGCTGAGTTCAAGAGGGAAATTAACCCTGGGGAGTTAGTAATTGTTGATAAATATCATATAGAATCTAAGCAAGTAAGAATACCTAGAAAATCATACTGTACTATAGAGTACGTGTATCAGGCAAGGATAGATAGTATCGTTAACGAAAAAGATATCTATGATCTGAGAGTGAAGATAGGAGAAGAATTAGCTTTGGAATACCCAATAAATGCTGACTCAGTTATTGGAGTTCCAGATACTGCTTTGCCTTTCGCAATAGGTTACTCTAGGAGATTAAACATACCACTAGACTTAGGCTTTACTAGAACTGGAAGTCCGATAAGGACAATGTTATCGTCTGATGCTTTCCTAAAGGTAGTTGGAGTTCAACTTAAGCTAAACCCAATAAAAAGTGCAGTAAAAGGAAAGAAAATAATTTTAATAGATGATTCAATGGTTACTGGAACTACCCTTAAAAACACTATATTTAACTTGAGAAAATTAGGCGCAAAGGAGATCCACGTGTTAATAGGAAGTCCTAAATTAATCTCGCAATGTCCATATGGGGTTGAGGTTCCAGAAGAAAAGGAATTAATTTCGGCTAATCTTGATGATGAAAAAATAGCTAGGGTTTTAGGTGCAGATTCTATACATTGGTTAAGTTTAGAAGGATTGTTCAGAGTTATTGGGCATAGAAATCTCTGCTTAGGATGTATGACTAAAAAATACCCTTGGTGA
- the metG gene encoding methionine--tRNA ligase subunit beta: protein MLKLMSSQITIDDFAKLDLRVGIVRQAERIEGTRLLKLIVDLGSEQRQIIAGLGEYYTPDELLNKKIIIIANLKPRVIRGFESQGMLLAAGCKEDEAKGIKPRILTVDGEVPPGTKIC from the coding sequence ATGCTTAAGCTCATGAGCAGTCAAATTACAATAGACGATTTTGCAAAATTAGACCTTAGGGTAGGAATTGTAAGACAAGCTGAAAGAATTGAAGGAACAAGACTCCTAAAACTCATAGTTGACCTGGGTTCAGAACAAAGGCAAATAATTGCTGGTTTAGGAGAATATTACACTCCAGACGAGTTATTAAATAAGAAGATAATAATTATAGCTAATTTAAAGCCTAGAGTGATTAGAGGTTTTGAAAGTCAAGGTATGTTATTAGCTGCTGGGTGTAAAGAGGACGAGGCGAAAGGAATAAAACCTAGGATACTAACTGTAGATGGAGAGGTCCCTCCAGGAACTAAGATATGTTGA
- the purF gene encoding amidophosphoribosyltransferase: protein MDSIRDKCGVFAVSSPKEVNIQLVVEGIRLLQHRGQESAGIAYAENGKILTIKGSGLVDEVFKENLNKFIKNGIGHVRYSTSGKSSIEEAQPLGDSSIVVAFNGTISNYYQFGSFSVDTEFIYKFFKQKLSFHSIPDAVKEFMKVVDGGYSIAILLNDEKIVVFRDPRGFHPVVLGSLEGSLIVSSEDSVIRQLGGNVLKHILPAEVIIMKNGKILYDEVIYEEEKSYATCSFEYIYFARQDSNIDGYSVYSARIRLGELLAEKHPANGDIVVPVPDSSRPIALGFSRKSHIPLEEPLVRTISSVRSFIMPTQDKRNEVLEEKFGLVIDVVKDKRIVLIDDSIVRGNTMKRIISMLRNAGAKEIHVRIGSPMIKYPCYMGIDFPKREELIAHNKSEKEIGKELNADSIEFLSIEEMVQAIGRRDLCKACFSGIYPLKFKYNSTELERVFGK from the coding sequence ATGGATAGCATACGTGATAAATGTGGAGTCTTTGCGGTATCTAGCCCTAAAGAAGTAAATATTCAACTGGTAGTAGAGGGAATTAGGCTACTTCAGCATAGGGGTCAAGAATCTGCAGGAATTGCATATGCTGAGAATGGGAAAATATTAACAATTAAGGGATCTGGACTTGTGGACGAAGTATTTAAGGAAAATCTTAATAAATTTATAAAAAACGGAATAGGTCATGTAAGGTACTCAACTAGTGGAAAAAGCTCAATTGAAGAAGCACAGCCTTTAGGTGACTCAAGCATAGTTGTGGCATTCAATGGAACTATAAGCAACTATTACCAATTTGGTTCATTTAGCGTAGATACTGAATTTATATATAAGTTCTTTAAGCAAAAATTAAGCTTTCACTCTATTCCAGATGCCGTAAAGGAATTTATGAAAGTTGTTGATGGCGGATATTCAATAGCTATTCTTTTGAACGATGAAAAGATTGTGGTATTTAGAGATCCTAGAGGATTCCATCCAGTTGTATTAGGATCTTTAGAAGGATCATTAATAGTTTCCTCGGAGGATTCCGTTATTAGACAACTAGGTGGAAACGTTTTGAAACATATTCTACCAGCTGAAGTAATAATCATGAAAAATGGCAAAATATTATATGACGAAGTAATTTATGAAGAGGAGAAGAGTTACGCTACTTGTTCTTTCGAATATATATACTTTGCAAGACAAGATTCCAATATAGATGGGTATTCAGTCTACTCGGCTAGGATAAGGTTAGGTGAATTATTAGCAGAAAAACATCCAGCTAACGGAGACATTGTAGTTCCAGTACCGGACTCATCAAGACCAATAGCGTTAGGCTTTTCTAGAAAAAGCCATATACCCCTAGAGGAACCTCTGGTTAGAACAATTTCATCCGTAAGATCATTCATAATGCCAACTCAAGATAAGAGAAATGAGGTACTAGAAGAAAAATTTGGATTAGTTATTGATGTAGTAAAGGACAAAAGAATAGTTTTGATAGATGACTCAATAGTTAGAGGAAATACCATGAAGAGAATAATAAGTATGTTACGTAATGCTGGTGCCAAGGAAATTCATGTACGTATAGGATCACCTATGATAAAATATCCCTGTTATATGGGAATAGACTTTCCTAAAAGAGAGGAGTTGATTGCACATAATAAATCTGAAAAGGAGATAGGAAAAGAGTTGAATGCGGATTCTATTGAGTTTTTAAGTATTGAAGAGATGGTACAAGCAATAGGTAGAAGAGACTTATGCAAAGCATGTTTTTCTGGGATTTATCCTCTCAAATTCAAGTATAACTCAACTGAGTTAGAAAGAGTATTTGGGAAGTGA